Proteins from a single region of Bos javanicus breed banteng chromosome 7, ARS-OSU_banteng_1.0, whole genome shotgun sequence:
- the HOOK2 gene encoding protein Hook homolog 2 isoform X3, with protein sequence MAVVLTPAGRSPVRKPALPALVPFLPIPSLGSAPRGWRLKTTRERDVAADVQCPAPLYQPPGPEQWPGSSLCAEPDVSNLKAILQSLVEYSQDVLGHPILEQHLPDVSLIGEFSDPEELGKLLQLVLGCAISCEKKQEHIQRIMTLEESVQHVVMEAIQELMTKDTSDSLSPETYGNFDSQSRRYYFLSEEADEGDELRQRCLDLERQLVLLSEEKQSLAQENSVLRERVGRPEDEGASGLTAKKLLLLQTQLEQLQEENFRLESGREDERMRCVELEREVAELQQRNQALTSLAQEAQALKDEMDELRQSSERAGQLEATLNSCRRRLGELRELRRQVRQLEECNASHAERTRQLEEELRRAGSLRAQLEAQRRQVQELQGKRQEEAMKAEKWLFECRNLEEKYESVTKEKERLLAERDSLREANEELRCAQMQPRGLAQADPSLDPTSPAVGNLAAEILPAELRETLLRLQLENKRLCQQEAADRERQEELQRHLEEANRARHGLETQHRLNQQQLSELRAQVEDLQKALQEQGGKTEDSILLKKKLEEHLQKLHEADLELQRKREYIEELEPPNDSSTRRIEELQHSLQKKDEDLRAVEERYRRYVDRARAVIQTLEPKQQPPGGAPLDLHALRTQLRERDVRIRHLEQMDFDKSRSQREQEEKLLISAWYNMGMALQQRAGEERAPAHAQSFLAQQRLATNARRGPLGRLATLNMRPADKH encoded by the exons ATGGCAGTTGTTCTCACGCCCGCCGGAAGAAGCCCAGTCCGGAAGCCCGCACTGCCGGCCCTTGTCCCCTTCCTCCCTATTCCTTCCCTCGGCTCTGCTCCCAGAGGATGGAGACTGAAAACGACTCGGGAAAGGGATGTGG cTGCAGACGTTCAATGTCCCGCCCCCCTGTACCAGCCCCCAGGACCTGAGCAGTGGCCTGGCAGTAGCCTTTGTGCTGAACCAGAT GTCAGCAATCTGAAGGCGATCTTACAGAGCCTAGTGGAGTACTCTCAGGAT GTCCTGGGGCATCCCATTTTGGAGCAGCACCTTCCAGATGTGAGCCTCATTGGCGAGTTCTCAGACCCAGAAGAGCTTGGCAAGCTGCTTCAGCTGGTTCTGGGTTGTGCCATCAGTTGCGAGAAAAAGCAGG AACACATCCAGAGGATCATGACACTAGAGGAATCCGTTCAGCATGTGGTGATGGAAGCCATCCAGGAG ctcATGACCAAAGACACCTCTGACTCCCTGTCACCAGAAACATATGGGAACTTTGATAGCCAG TCCCGCAGGTACTACTTCCTGAGTGAGGAGGCTGATGAGGGGGACGAGCTGCGGCAGCGCTGTTTGGATCTGGAGCGGCAG CTGGTTCTCCTGTCAGAGGAGAAGCAGAGCCTGGCTCAGGAAAATTCGGTTCTAAGGGAGCGGGTGGGCAGGCCCGAGGATGAGGGCGCCAGCGGCCTCACTGCCAAGAAGCTGCTGCTCCTGCAGACCCAGTTGGAGCAGCTGCAGGAAGAGAACTTCAG GCTGGAGAGTGGCAGGGAGGACGAGCGCATGCGCTGTGTGGAGCTGGAGCGGGAGGTTGCCGAGCTGCAGCAGCGGAACCAAGCGCTGACCAGCCTGGCCCAGGAGGCACAGGCTCtgaaggatgagatggatgaGCTTCG GCAGTCCTCCGAGCGTGCCGGGCAGCTGGAAGCCACGCTGAACAGCTGCAGGCGCCGCCTGGGCGAGCTGCGGGAGCTTCGGCGGCAGGTGCGGCAGCTGGAGGAGTGCAACGCCAGCCACGCGGAGCGCACACGACAGCTGGAGGAAGAACTACGCCGGGCCGGATCCCTGCGTGCCCAGCTAGAGGCGCAGCGGCGACAG GTTCAGGAACTGCAGGGCAAACGGCAAGAGGAGGCCATGAAGGCTGAGAAATGGCTATTCGAGTGCCGCAATCTGGAGGAAAAGTATGAGTCGGTgacaaaggagaaggag CGGCTGTTGGCAGAGCGGGACTCCCTGCGGGAGGCCAATGAGGAGCTGCGCTGCGCCCAGATGCAGCCTCGGGGGCTGGCCCAGGCCG ACCCCTCACTGGATCCCACCTCACCGGCTGTGGGAAACTTAGCAGCTGAGATCCTTCCTGCAGAGCTCAG ggAAACACTCCTGCGACTTCAATTGGAGAACAAGCGCCTGTGCCAGCAGGAGGCGGCCGACAGGGAACGGCAGGAGGAGCTGCAGCGCCACCTGGAGGAGGCCAACCGTGCGCGCCACGGCCTGGAGACGCAGCACCG GCTGAACCAGCAGCAGCTGTCGGAGCTGAGGGCCCAGGTGGAGGACCTTCAGAAGGCCCTACAGGAGCAGGGGGGCAAGACTGAGGAC TCAATCCTGCTGAAGAAGAAGTTGGAGGAACATCT GCAGAAGCTGCATGAAGCAGATCTGGAGCTGCAGCGGAAGCGCGAGTACATCGAGGAACTGGAGCCCCCCAACGACAGCAGCA CCCGGCGTATCGAGGAGCTTCAGCACAGCCTGCAAAAGAAGGACGAGGACTTACGGGCCGTGGAGGAGCGGTACCGCCGCTATGTGGACAGGGCGCGTGCG GTCATACAGACCCTGGAACCCAAGCAGCAGCCACCTGGCGGGGCTCCCCTAGATCTCCACGCCCTGAGGACACAGCTCCGGGAGCGGGACGTCCGAATTCGGCACCTGGAG CAGATGGACTTTGACAAGAGTCGAAGTCAGCGGGAGCAGGAAGAAAAGCTGCTCATCAGTGCCTGGTATAATATG ggcaTGGCTCTACAGCAGCGAGCTGGGGAGGAGCGGGCCCCTGCCCATGCTCAGTCATTCCTGGCACAGCAGCGGCTGGCCACCAACGCTCGCCGTGGACCCCTGGGACGCCTAGCAACCCTGAACATGCGCCCTGCCGACAAGCACTGA
- the HOOK2 gene encoding protein Hook homolog 2 isoform X2 has translation MAVVLTPAGRSPVRKPALPALVPFLPIPSLGSAPRGWRLKTTRERDVAADVQCPAPLYQPPGPEQWPGSSLCAEPDVSNLKAILQSLVEYSQDVLGHPILEQHLPDVSLIGEFSDPEELGKLLQLVLGCAISCEKKQEHIQRIMTLEESVQHVVMEAIQELMTKDTSDSLSPETYGNFDSQSRRYYFLSEEADEGDELRQRCLDLERQLVLLSEEKQSLAQENSVLRERVGRPEDEGASGLTAKKLLLLQTQLEQLQEENFRLESGREDERMRCVELEREVAELQQRNQALTSLAQEAQALKDEMDELRQSSERAGQLEATLNSCRRRLGELRELRRQVRQLEECNASHAERTRQLEEELRRAGSLRAQLEAQRRQVQELQGKRQEEAMKAEKWLFECRNLEEKYESVTKEKERLLAERDSLREANEELRCAQMQPRGLAQADPSLDPTSPAVGNLAAEILPAELRETLLRLQLENKRLCQQEAADRERQEELQRHLEEANRARHGLETQHRLNQQQLSELRAQVEDLQKALQEQGGKTEDSILLKKKLEEHLQKLHEADLELQRKREYIEELEPPNDSSTARRIEELQHSLQKKDEDLRAVEERYRRYVDRARAVIQTLEPKQQPPGGAPLDLHALRTQLRERDVRIRHLEMDFDKSRSQREQEEKLLISAWYNMGMALQQRAGEERAPAHAQSFLAQQRLATNARRGPLGRLATLNMRPADKH, from the exons ATGGCAGTTGTTCTCACGCCCGCCGGAAGAAGCCCAGTCCGGAAGCCCGCACTGCCGGCCCTTGTCCCCTTCCTCCCTATTCCTTCCCTCGGCTCTGCTCCCAGAGGATGGAGACTGAAAACGACTCGGGAAAGGGATGTGG cTGCAGACGTTCAATGTCCCGCCCCCCTGTACCAGCCCCCAGGACCTGAGCAGTGGCCTGGCAGTAGCCTTTGTGCTGAACCAGAT GTCAGCAATCTGAAGGCGATCTTACAGAGCCTAGTGGAGTACTCTCAGGAT GTCCTGGGGCATCCCATTTTGGAGCAGCACCTTCCAGATGTGAGCCTCATTGGCGAGTTCTCAGACCCAGAAGAGCTTGGCAAGCTGCTTCAGCTGGTTCTGGGTTGTGCCATCAGTTGCGAGAAAAAGCAGG AACACATCCAGAGGATCATGACACTAGAGGAATCCGTTCAGCATGTGGTGATGGAAGCCATCCAGGAG ctcATGACCAAAGACACCTCTGACTCCCTGTCACCAGAAACATATGGGAACTTTGATAGCCAG TCCCGCAGGTACTACTTCCTGAGTGAGGAGGCTGATGAGGGGGACGAGCTGCGGCAGCGCTGTTTGGATCTGGAGCGGCAG CTGGTTCTCCTGTCAGAGGAGAAGCAGAGCCTGGCTCAGGAAAATTCGGTTCTAAGGGAGCGGGTGGGCAGGCCCGAGGATGAGGGCGCCAGCGGCCTCACTGCCAAGAAGCTGCTGCTCCTGCAGACCCAGTTGGAGCAGCTGCAGGAAGAGAACTTCAG GCTGGAGAGTGGCAGGGAGGACGAGCGCATGCGCTGTGTGGAGCTGGAGCGGGAGGTTGCCGAGCTGCAGCAGCGGAACCAAGCGCTGACCAGCCTGGCCCAGGAGGCACAGGCTCtgaaggatgagatggatgaGCTTCG GCAGTCCTCCGAGCGTGCCGGGCAGCTGGAAGCCACGCTGAACAGCTGCAGGCGCCGCCTGGGCGAGCTGCGGGAGCTTCGGCGGCAGGTGCGGCAGCTGGAGGAGTGCAACGCCAGCCACGCGGAGCGCACACGACAGCTGGAGGAAGAACTACGCCGGGCCGGATCCCTGCGTGCCCAGCTAGAGGCGCAGCGGCGACAG GTTCAGGAACTGCAGGGCAAACGGCAAGAGGAGGCCATGAAGGCTGAGAAATGGCTATTCGAGTGCCGCAATCTGGAGGAAAAGTATGAGTCGGTgacaaaggagaaggag CGGCTGTTGGCAGAGCGGGACTCCCTGCGGGAGGCCAATGAGGAGCTGCGCTGCGCCCAGATGCAGCCTCGGGGGCTGGCCCAGGCCG ACCCCTCACTGGATCCCACCTCACCGGCTGTGGGAAACTTAGCAGCTGAGATCCTTCCTGCAGAGCTCAG ggAAACACTCCTGCGACTTCAATTGGAGAACAAGCGCCTGTGCCAGCAGGAGGCGGCCGACAGGGAACGGCAGGAGGAGCTGCAGCGCCACCTGGAGGAGGCCAACCGTGCGCGCCACGGCCTGGAGACGCAGCACCG GCTGAACCAGCAGCAGCTGTCGGAGCTGAGGGCCCAGGTGGAGGACCTTCAGAAGGCCCTACAGGAGCAGGGGGGCAAGACTGAGGAC TCAATCCTGCTGAAGAAGAAGTTGGAGGAACATCT GCAGAAGCTGCATGAAGCAGATCTGGAGCTGCAGCGGAAGCGCGAGTACATCGAGGAACTGGAGCCCCCCAACGACAGCAGCA CAGCCCGGCGTATCGAGGAGCTTCAGCACAGCCTGCAAAAGAAGGACGAGGACTTACGGGCCGTGGAGGAGCGGTACCGCCGCTATGTGGACAGGGCGCGTGCG GTCATACAGACCCTGGAACCCAAGCAGCAGCCACCTGGCGGGGCTCCCCTAGATCTCCACGCCCTGAGGACACAGCTCCGGGAGCGGGACGTCCGAATTCGGCACCTGGAG ATGGACTTTGACAAGAGTCGAAGTCAGCGGGAGCAGGAAGAAAAGCTGCTCATCAGTGCCTGGTATAATATG ggcaTGGCTCTACAGCAGCGAGCTGGGGAGGAGCGGGCCCCTGCCCATGCTCAGTCATTCCTGGCACAGCAGCGGCTGGCCACCAACGCTCGCCGTGGACCCCTGGGACGCCTAGCAACCCTGAACATGCGCCCTGCCGACAAGCACTGA
- the HOOK2 gene encoding protein Hook homolog 2 isoform X1: MAVVLTPAGRSPVRKPALPALVPFLPIPSLGSAPRGWRLKTTRERDVAADVQCPAPLYQPPGPEQWPGSSLCAEPDVSNLKAILQSLVEYSQDVLGHPILEQHLPDVSLIGEFSDPEELGKLLQLVLGCAISCEKKQEHIQRIMTLEESVQHVVMEAIQELMTKDTSDSLSPETYGNFDSQSRRYYFLSEEADEGDELRQRCLDLERQLVLLSEEKQSLAQENSVLRERVGRPEDEGASGLTAKKLLLLQTQLEQLQEENFRLESGREDERMRCVELEREVAELQQRNQALTSLAQEAQALKDEMDELRQSSERAGQLEATLNSCRRRLGELRELRRQVRQLEECNASHAERTRQLEEELRRAGSLRAQLEAQRRQVQELQGKRQEEAMKAEKWLFECRNLEEKYESVTKEKERLLAERDSLREANEELRCAQMQPRGLAQADPSLDPTSPAVGNLAAEILPAELRETLLRLQLENKRLCQQEAADRERQEELQRHLEEANRARHGLETQHRLNQQQLSELRAQVEDLQKALQEQGGKTEDSILLKKKLEEHLQKLHEADLELQRKREYIEELEPPNDSSTARRIEELQHSLQKKDEDLRAVEERYRRYVDRARAVIQTLEPKQQPPGGAPLDLHALRTQLRERDVRIRHLEQMDFDKSRSQREQEEKLLISAWYNMGMALQQRAGEERAPAHAQSFLAQQRLATNARRGPLGRLATLNMRPADKH, translated from the exons ATGGCAGTTGTTCTCACGCCCGCCGGAAGAAGCCCAGTCCGGAAGCCCGCACTGCCGGCCCTTGTCCCCTTCCTCCCTATTCCTTCCCTCGGCTCTGCTCCCAGAGGATGGAGACTGAAAACGACTCGGGAAAGGGATGTGG cTGCAGACGTTCAATGTCCCGCCCCCCTGTACCAGCCCCCAGGACCTGAGCAGTGGCCTGGCAGTAGCCTTTGTGCTGAACCAGAT GTCAGCAATCTGAAGGCGATCTTACAGAGCCTAGTGGAGTACTCTCAGGAT GTCCTGGGGCATCCCATTTTGGAGCAGCACCTTCCAGATGTGAGCCTCATTGGCGAGTTCTCAGACCCAGAAGAGCTTGGCAAGCTGCTTCAGCTGGTTCTGGGTTGTGCCATCAGTTGCGAGAAAAAGCAGG AACACATCCAGAGGATCATGACACTAGAGGAATCCGTTCAGCATGTGGTGATGGAAGCCATCCAGGAG ctcATGACCAAAGACACCTCTGACTCCCTGTCACCAGAAACATATGGGAACTTTGATAGCCAG TCCCGCAGGTACTACTTCCTGAGTGAGGAGGCTGATGAGGGGGACGAGCTGCGGCAGCGCTGTTTGGATCTGGAGCGGCAG CTGGTTCTCCTGTCAGAGGAGAAGCAGAGCCTGGCTCAGGAAAATTCGGTTCTAAGGGAGCGGGTGGGCAGGCCCGAGGATGAGGGCGCCAGCGGCCTCACTGCCAAGAAGCTGCTGCTCCTGCAGACCCAGTTGGAGCAGCTGCAGGAAGAGAACTTCAG GCTGGAGAGTGGCAGGGAGGACGAGCGCATGCGCTGTGTGGAGCTGGAGCGGGAGGTTGCCGAGCTGCAGCAGCGGAACCAAGCGCTGACCAGCCTGGCCCAGGAGGCACAGGCTCtgaaggatgagatggatgaGCTTCG GCAGTCCTCCGAGCGTGCCGGGCAGCTGGAAGCCACGCTGAACAGCTGCAGGCGCCGCCTGGGCGAGCTGCGGGAGCTTCGGCGGCAGGTGCGGCAGCTGGAGGAGTGCAACGCCAGCCACGCGGAGCGCACACGACAGCTGGAGGAAGAACTACGCCGGGCCGGATCCCTGCGTGCCCAGCTAGAGGCGCAGCGGCGACAG GTTCAGGAACTGCAGGGCAAACGGCAAGAGGAGGCCATGAAGGCTGAGAAATGGCTATTCGAGTGCCGCAATCTGGAGGAAAAGTATGAGTCGGTgacaaaggagaaggag CGGCTGTTGGCAGAGCGGGACTCCCTGCGGGAGGCCAATGAGGAGCTGCGCTGCGCCCAGATGCAGCCTCGGGGGCTGGCCCAGGCCG ACCCCTCACTGGATCCCACCTCACCGGCTGTGGGAAACTTAGCAGCTGAGATCCTTCCTGCAGAGCTCAG ggAAACACTCCTGCGACTTCAATTGGAGAACAAGCGCCTGTGCCAGCAGGAGGCGGCCGACAGGGAACGGCAGGAGGAGCTGCAGCGCCACCTGGAGGAGGCCAACCGTGCGCGCCACGGCCTGGAGACGCAGCACCG GCTGAACCAGCAGCAGCTGTCGGAGCTGAGGGCCCAGGTGGAGGACCTTCAGAAGGCCCTACAGGAGCAGGGGGGCAAGACTGAGGAC TCAATCCTGCTGAAGAAGAAGTTGGAGGAACATCT GCAGAAGCTGCATGAAGCAGATCTGGAGCTGCAGCGGAAGCGCGAGTACATCGAGGAACTGGAGCCCCCCAACGACAGCAGCA CAGCCCGGCGTATCGAGGAGCTTCAGCACAGCCTGCAAAAGAAGGACGAGGACTTACGGGCCGTGGAGGAGCGGTACCGCCGCTATGTGGACAGGGCGCGTGCG GTCATACAGACCCTGGAACCCAAGCAGCAGCCACCTGGCGGGGCTCCCCTAGATCTCCACGCCCTGAGGACACAGCTCCGGGAGCGGGACGTCCGAATTCGGCACCTGGAG CAGATGGACTTTGACAAGAGTCGAAGTCAGCGGGAGCAGGAAGAAAAGCTGCTCATCAGTGCCTGGTATAATATG ggcaTGGCTCTACAGCAGCGAGCTGGGGAGGAGCGGGCCCCTGCCCATGCTCAGTCATTCCTGGCACAGCAGCGGCTGGCCACCAACGCTCGCCGTGGACCCCTGGGACGCCTAGCAACCCTGAACATGCGCCCTGCCGACAAGCACTGA
- the HOOK2 gene encoding protein Hook homolog 2 isoform X8, translating into MWLQTFNVPPPCTSPQDLSSGLAVAFVLNQIDPSWFNEAWLQGISEDPGPNRRLKVSNLKAILQSLVEYSQDVLGHPILEQHLPDVSLIGEFSDPEELGKLLQLVLGCAISCEKKQEHIQRIMTLEESVQHVVMEAIQELMTKDTSDSLSPETYGNFDSQSRRYYFLSEEADEGDELRQRCLDLERQLVLLSEEKQSLAQENSVLRERVGRPEDEGASGLTAKKLLLLQTQLEQLQEENFRLESGREDERMRCVELEREVAELQQRNQALTSLAQEAQALKDEMDELRQSSERAGQLEATLNSCRRRLGELRELRRQVRQLEECNASHAERTRQLEEELRRAGSLRAQLEAQRRQVQELQGKRQEEAMKAEKWLFECRNLEEKYESVTKEKERLLAERDSLREANEELRCAQMQPRGLAQADPSLDPTSPAVGNLAAEILPAELRETLLRLQLENKRLCQQEAADRERQEELQRHLEEANRARHGLETQHRLNQQQLSELRAQVEDLQKALQEQGGKTEDSILLKKKLEEHLQKLHEADLELQRKREYIEELEPPNDSSTARRIEELQHSLQKKDEDLRAVEERYRRYVDRARAVIQTLEPKQQPPGGAPLDLHALRTQLRERDVRIRHLEQMDFDKSRSQREQEEKLLISAWYNMGMALQQRAGEERAPAHAQSFLAQQRLATNARRGPLGRLATLNMRPADKH; encoded by the exons ATGTGG cTGCAGACGTTCAATGTCCCGCCCCCCTGTACCAGCCCCCAGGACCTGAGCAGTGGCCTGGCAGTAGCCTTTGTGCTGAACCAGAT AGACCCTTCCTGGTTCAACGAAGCGTGGCTCCAGGGCATTTCAGAGGACCCAGGTCCCAACCGGAGGCTGAAG GTCAGCAATCTGAAGGCGATCTTACAGAGCCTAGTGGAGTACTCTCAGGAT GTCCTGGGGCATCCCATTTTGGAGCAGCACCTTCCAGATGTGAGCCTCATTGGCGAGTTCTCAGACCCAGAAGAGCTTGGCAAGCTGCTTCAGCTGGTTCTGGGTTGTGCCATCAGTTGCGAGAAAAAGCAGG AACACATCCAGAGGATCATGACACTAGAGGAATCCGTTCAGCATGTGGTGATGGAAGCCATCCAGGAG ctcATGACCAAAGACACCTCTGACTCCCTGTCACCAGAAACATATGGGAACTTTGATAGCCAG TCCCGCAGGTACTACTTCCTGAGTGAGGAGGCTGATGAGGGGGACGAGCTGCGGCAGCGCTGTTTGGATCTGGAGCGGCAG CTGGTTCTCCTGTCAGAGGAGAAGCAGAGCCTGGCTCAGGAAAATTCGGTTCTAAGGGAGCGGGTGGGCAGGCCCGAGGATGAGGGCGCCAGCGGCCTCACTGCCAAGAAGCTGCTGCTCCTGCAGACCCAGTTGGAGCAGCTGCAGGAAGAGAACTTCAG GCTGGAGAGTGGCAGGGAGGACGAGCGCATGCGCTGTGTGGAGCTGGAGCGGGAGGTTGCCGAGCTGCAGCAGCGGAACCAAGCGCTGACCAGCCTGGCCCAGGAGGCACAGGCTCtgaaggatgagatggatgaGCTTCG GCAGTCCTCCGAGCGTGCCGGGCAGCTGGAAGCCACGCTGAACAGCTGCAGGCGCCGCCTGGGCGAGCTGCGGGAGCTTCGGCGGCAGGTGCGGCAGCTGGAGGAGTGCAACGCCAGCCACGCGGAGCGCACACGACAGCTGGAGGAAGAACTACGCCGGGCCGGATCCCTGCGTGCCCAGCTAGAGGCGCAGCGGCGACAG GTTCAGGAACTGCAGGGCAAACGGCAAGAGGAGGCCATGAAGGCTGAGAAATGGCTATTCGAGTGCCGCAATCTGGAGGAAAAGTATGAGTCGGTgacaaaggagaaggag CGGCTGTTGGCAGAGCGGGACTCCCTGCGGGAGGCCAATGAGGAGCTGCGCTGCGCCCAGATGCAGCCTCGGGGGCTGGCCCAGGCCG ACCCCTCACTGGATCCCACCTCACCGGCTGTGGGAAACTTAGCAGCTGAGATCCTTCCTGCAGAGCTCAG ggAAACACTCCTGCGACTTCAATTGGAGAACAAGCGCCTGTGCCAGCAGGAGGCGGCCGACAGGGAACGGCAGGAGGAGCTGCAGCGCCACCTGGAGGAGGCCAACCGTGCGCGCCACGGCCTGGAGACGCAGCACCG GCTGAACCAGCAGCAGCTGTCGGAGCTGAGGGCCCAGGTGGAGGACCTTCAGAAGGCCCTACAGGAGCAGGGGGGCAAGACTGAGGAC TCAATCCTGCTGAAGAAGAAGTTGGAGGAACATCT GCAGAAGCTGCATGAAGCAGATCTGGAGCTGCAGCGGAAGCGCGAGTACATCGAGGAACTGGAGCCCCCCAACGACAGCAGCA CAGCCCGGCGTATCGAGGAGCTTCAGCACAGCCTGCAAAAGAAGGACGAGGACTTACGGGCCGTGGAGGAGCGGTACCGCCGCTATGTGGACAGGGCGCGTGCG GTCATACAGACCCTGGAACCCAAGCAGCAGCCACCTGGCGGGGCTCCCCTAGATCTCCACGCCCTGAGGACACAGCTCCGGGAGCGGGACGTCCGAATTCGGCACCTGGAG CAGATGGACTTTGACAAGAGTCGAAGTCAGCGGGAGCAGGAAGAAAAGCTGCTCATCAGTGCCTGGTATAATATG ggcaTGGCTCTACAGCAGCGAGCTGGGGAGGAGCGGGCCCCTGCCCATGCTCAGTCATTCCTGGCACAGCAGCGGCTGGCCACCAACGCTCGCCGTGGACCCCTGGGACGCCTAGCAACCCTGAACATGCGCCCTGCCGACAAGCACTGA
- the HOOK2 gene encoding protein Hook homolog 2 isoform X6 yields the protein MSMDKEELCGSLLTWLQTFNVPPPCTSPQDLSSGLAVAFVLNQIDPSWFNEAWLQGISEDPGPNRRLKVSNLKAILQSLVEYSQDVLGHPILEQHLPDVSLIGEFSDPEELGKLLQLVLGCAISCEKKQEHIQRIMTLEESVQHVVMEAIQELMTKDTSDSLSPETYGNFDSQSRRYYFLSEEADEGDELRQRCLDLERQLVLLSEEKQSLAQENSVLRERVGRPEDEGASGLTAKKLLLLQTQLEQLQEENFRLESGREDERMRCVELEREVAELQQRNQALTSLAQEAQALKDEMDELRQSSERAGQLEATLNSCRRRLGELRELRRQVRQLEECNASHAERTRQLEEELRRAGSLRAQLEAQRRQVQELQGKRQEEAMKAEKWLFECRNLEEKYESVTKEKERLLAERDSLREANEELRCAQMQPRGLAQADPSLDPTSPAVGNLAAEILPAELRETLLRLQLENKRLCQQEAADRERQEELQRHLEEANRARHGLETQHRLNQQQLSELRAQVEDLQKALQEQGGKTEDSILLKKKLEEHLQKLHEADLELQRKREYIEELEPPNDSSTARRIEELQHSLQKKDEDLRAVEERYRRYVDRARAVIQTLEPKQQPPGGAPLDLHALRTQLRERDVRIRHLEMDFDKSRSQREQEEKLLISAWYNMGMALQQRAGEERAPAHAQSFLAQQRLATNARRGPLGRLATLNMRPADKH from the exons ATGAGCATGGACAAGGAAGAACTATGCGGGTCTCTGCTCACCTGG cTGCAGACGTTCAATGTCCCGCCCCCCTGTACCAGCCCCCAGGACCTGAGCAGTGGCCTGGCAGTAGCCTTTGTGCTGAACCAGAT AGACCCTTCCTGGTTCAACGAAGCGTGGCTCCAGGGCATTTCAGAGGACCCAGGTCCCAACCGGAGGCTGAAG GTCAGCAATCTGAAGGCGATCTTACAGAGCCTAGTGGAGTACTCTCAGGAT GTCCTGGGGCATCCCATTTTGGAGCAGCACCTTCCAGATGTGAGCCTCATTGGCGAGTTCTCAGACCCAGAAGAGCTTGGCAAGCTGCTTCAGCTGGTTCTGGGTTGTGCCATCAGTTGCGAGAAAAAGCAGG AACACATCCAGAGGATCATGACACTAGAGGAATCCGTTCAGCATGTGGTGATGGAAGCCATCCAGGAG ctcATGACCAAAGACACCTCTGACTCCCTGTCACCAGAAACATATGGGAACTTTGATAGCCAG TCCCGCAGGTACTACTTCCTGAGTGAGGAGGCTGATGAGGGGGACGAGCTGCGGCAGCGCTGTTTGGATCTGGAGCGGCAG CTGGTTCTCCTGTCAGAGGAGAAGCAGAGCCTGGCTCAGGAAAATTCGGTTCTAAGGGAGCGGGTGGGCAGGCCCGAGGATGAGGGCGCCAGCGGCCTCACTGCCAAGAAGCTGCTGCTCCTGCAGACCCAGTTGGAGCAGCTGCAGGAAGAGAACTTCAG GCTGGAGAGTGGCAGGGAGGACGAGCGCATGCGCTGTGTGGAGCTGGAGCGGGAGGTTGCCGAGCTGCAGCAGCGGAACCAAGCGCTGACCAGCCTGGCCCAGGAGGCACAGGCTCtgaaggatgagatggatgaGCTTCG GCAGTCCTCCGAGCGTGCCGGGCAGCTGGAAGCCACGCTGAACAGCTGCAGGCGCCGCCTGGGCGAGCTGCGGGAGCTTCGGCGGCAGGTGCGGCAGCTGGAGGAGTGCAACGCCAGCCACGCGGAGCGCACACGACAGCTGGAGGAAGAACTACGCCGGGCCGGATCCCTGCGTGCCCAGCTAGAGGCGCAGCGGCGACAG GTTCAGGAACTGCAGGGCAAACGGCAAGAGGAGGCCATGAAGGCTGAGAAATGGCTATTCGAGTGCCGCAATCTGGAGGAAAAGTATGAGTCGGTgacaaaggagaaggag CGGCTGTTGGCAGAGCGGGACTCCCTGCGGGAGGCCAATGAGGAGCTGCGCTGCGCCCAGATGCAGCCTCGGGGGCTGGCCCAGGCCG ACCCCTCACTGGATCCCACCTCACCGGCTGTGGGAAACTTAGCAGCTGAGATCCTTCCTGCAGAGCTCAG ggAAACACTCCTGCGACTTCAATTGGAGAACAAGCGCCTGTGCCAGCAGGAGGCGGCCGACAGGGAACGGCAGGAGGAGCTGCAGCGCCACCTGGAGGAGGCCAACCGTGCGCGCCACGGCCTGGAGACGCAGCACCG GCTGAACCAGCAGCAGCTGTCGGAGCTGAGGGCCCAGGTGGAGGACCTTCAGAAGGCCCTACAGGAGCAGGGGGGCAAGACTGAGGAC TCAATCCTGCTGAAGAAGAAGTTGGAGGAACATCT GCAGAAGCTGCATGAAGCAGATCTGGAGCTGCAGCGGAAGCGCGAGTACATCGAGGAACTGGAGCCCCCCAACGACAGCAGCA CAGCCCGGCGTATCGAGGAGCTTCAGCACAGCCTGCAAAAGAAGGACGAGGACTTACGGGCCGTGGAGGAGCGGTACCGCCGCTATGTGGACAGGGCGCGTGCG GTCATACAGACCCTGGAACCCAAGCAGCAGCCACCTGGCGGGGCTCCCCTAGATCTCCACGCCCTGAGGACACAGCTCCGGGAGCGGGACGTCCGAATTCGGCACCTGGAG ATGGACTTTGACAAGAGTCGAAGTCAGCGGGAGCAGGAAGAAAAGCTGCTCATCAGTGCCTGGTATAATATG ggcaTGGCTCTACAGCAGCGAGCTGGGGAGGAGCGGGCCCCTGCCCATGCTCAGTCATTCCTGGCACAGCAGCGGCTGGCCACCAACGCTCGCCGTGGACCCCTGGGACGCCTAGCAACCCTGAACATGCGCCCTGCCGACAAGCACTGA